Proteins encoded in a region of the Terriglobales bacterium genome:
- a CDS encoding histidine kinase, with product MKELLGRRSRWALVLLGATLLGIFFATQNYIAMASVGQPVSWLRALAVALCDWYLWAAFTPLLVWLAGRLPWDRHNWPGRLGLHLLAGTLFTLSHLALFAVLAPRLGNFARTYSYEYLFRAFFDLRFSSDFLTYWMILGLIHARNYYVQSRDRGVHASQLETRLSQARLELLKMRLHPHFLFNTLHAISTLTRRHPALAERMISRLGDLLRMTLENSETEEISLQQELEFLQGYLEIEQMRFQERLTVHLEIDPAALDASVPNMLLQPLVENAVRHGIARREAGGRIDVLARRVNGHLELSVADNGPGLAVPCEAAFRRGVGLSHTRARLRQLYGPAHFFVLGESAGGGLQVSLSIPYRPAVERPAEEGSGVGDEAAHDDRGRRALGA from the coding sequence GTGAAGGAGCTGCTCGGACGACGCAGCCGCTGGGCCCTGGTCCTGCTGGGCGCGACCCTGCTCGGGATCTTCTTCGCCACCCAGAACTACATCGCCATGGCGTCGGTGGGCCAGCCAGTGAGCTGGCTTCGCGCTCTGGCCGTCGCCCTCTGTGACTGGTACCTGTGGGCTGCGTTCACTCCCCTGCTGGTGTGGCTGGCCGGAAGGCTCCCCTGGGACCGGCACAACTGGCCCGGGCGTCTGGGCCTGCACCTGCTGGCCGGCACTCTCTTCACCCTGTCGCACCTGGCGCTGTTCGCGGTGCTGGCGCCGCGCCTCGGCAACTTCGCCCGGACCTACTCCTACGAGTACCTCTTCCGCGCCTTCTTCGACCTGAGGTTCAGCTCCGACTTCCTGACCTATTGGATGATCCTGGGGCTGATCCACGCGCGCAACTACTACGTCCAGTCCCGGGACCGGGGGGTCCACGCGTCGCAATTGGAGACGCGGCTGTCGCAGGCGCGCCTGGAGCTGCTGAAGATGCGCCTGCATCCGCACTTCCTGTTCAACACGCTGCACGCCATCTCCACCCTCACCCGCCGTCACCCGGCGTTGGCAGAGCGCATGATCAGCCGCCTCGGCGACCTGCTGCGCATGACCTTGGAAAACTCTGAGACCGAGGAGATCTCCCTGCAGCAGGAGCTGGAGTTTCTGCAGGGCTACCTGGAGATCGAGCAGATGCGCTTCCAGGAGCGGCTCACCGTCCACCTGGAGATCGACCCGGCGGCGCTGGACGCCAGCGTCCCCAACATGCTGCTGCAGCCGCTGGTGGAGAACGCGGTGCGCCACGGCATCGCCCGGCGCGAGGCGGGCGGACGCATCGACGTGCTGGCGCGGCGGGTCAACGGCCATCTGGAGCTGTCCGTGGCCGACAACGGCCCCGGCCTCGCCGTTCCTTGCGAGGCTGCCTTCCGGCGCGGCGTGGGACTCTCCCACACCCGCGCGCGCCTGCGCCAGCTCTACGGACCCGCTCACTTCTTCGTGCTGGGGGAGAGCGCCGGGGGCGGGCTGCAGGTTTCCCTGTCCATCCCCTATCGCCCGGCCGTCGAGCGGCCGGCGGAGGAGGGGTCCGGAGTCGGCGATGAAGCTGCGCACGATGATCGTGGACGACGAGCCCTTGGCGCGTGA
- the hemH gene encoding ferrochelatase → MSGDLNAVLLLAHGSPERVEDIPEFLRSVTGGRPMPEAVAKEIQNRYSLIGRSPLTEITLRQGEALARELKLPVYVGMRNWKPLIGDVVRQMAAAGVAKAVAICLAPQNSRTSVGLYKRAVEEGQASFAVDFVDNWHDHPLLIRAFAEKLAAGWQRACRELGARVPVIFTAHSVPKRTIAEGDPYEEQARETAALVAMELPELTVDDWSFAFQSQGMSGGEWLGPTVEETIRGLKARGNKAVFVQPIGFLCDHVEVLYDVDIFFQEFAAKEGMALRRAESLNDSPTLIAALAEVARSRLAGEAPAQKKLVQISGTPPT, encoded by the coding sequence ATGAGCGGCGACCTCAACGCGGTCCTGCTGCTGGCCCACGGCAGCCCCGAGCGCGTGGAGGACATCCCCGAGTTCCTGCGCAGCGTGACCGGGGGACGGCCCATGCCGGAGGCGGTGGCCAAGGAGATCCAGAATCGCTACAGCCTGATCGGGCGTTCGCCCCTGACCGAGATCACGCTGCGCCAGGGCGAGGCCCTGGCCCGCGAACTGAAGCTGCCGGTCTACGTAGGCATGCGCAACTGGAAGCCCCTGATCGGCGATGTGGTGCGGCAGATGGCGGCGGCGGGGGTCGCGAAGGCGGTCGCCATCTGTCTCGCGCCGCAGAACTCGCGTACCAGCGTTGGACTCTACAAGCGCGCGGTGGAAGAGGGCCAGGCGTCCTTCGCAGTCGATTTCGTGGACAACTGGCACGACCACCCGCTGCTCATCCGCGCCTTCGCCGAGAAGCTGGCCGCGGGCTGGCAGCGTGCCTGCCGGGAGCTGGGCGCGCGCGTGCCCGTGATCTTCACAGCGCACAGCGTGCCCAAGCGTACCATCGCCGAGGGCGATCCCTACGAGGAGCAGGCGCGCGAGACCGCCGCGTTGGTGGCCATGGAATTGCCCGAACTCACGGTGGACGACTGGAGTTTCGCCTTCCAGAGCCAGGGCATGTCGGGGGGCGAGTGGCTGGGGCCCACGGTGGAAGAGACCATCCGCGGGCTGAAGGCCAGGGGAAACAAGGCGGTCTTCGTGCAGCCCATCGGCTTTCTCTGCGACCACGTGGAGGTGCTCTACGACGTGGACATCTTCTTCCAGGAGTTCGCAGCCAAGGAGGGCATGGCGCTGCGGCGGGCGGAGTCGCTCAACGACTCTCCCACACTGATCGCAGCGCTGGCCGAGGTGGCGCGCTCGCGCCTGGCGGGCGAGGCCCCAGCGCAGAAGAAGCTGGTGCAGATCTCGGGGACGCCGCCCACCTGA
- the hemG gene encoding protoporphyrinogen oxidase, whose amino-acid sequence MKRVAIVGAGISGLAAAFYLERARGQGAEVEYVLFERDRRPGGVMRTDRVGGCLVEAGPDSFLTEKPWATTLCRDLGIEDQLIGSNDARRKTYIVTRGRLVTIPDGLQFMVPTRILPILTTPLFSLSSKLHMAREWFSKPRPDEGDESVAAFAERHYGREMVERMADPLLAGVYGGEASRLSVRAVLPRFLEMEKKHGSLSRGMLKARKHAERRHGPPRPLFSSLKDGMQQLVDVLLTRIEARALRSGAVLAALARRGERWLATPAGGPAEEFDAVIVATPAYGAAELLRETSPELAALLACIRYSSSVTVALGYEAAKLSEKERRVLDEGFGFLVPRAEGKRMLACTFVHNKFPHRCPEGWRLLRVFLGGANVENPEGSNVLQLKDEEILGTVAEELRGILGLGAEAAFARVYRWPRAMAQYEVGHLERVAEIERLRRRLPGLALAGNAYGGIGVPDCIRTGMDAVTSVTQALFPGGQQSVAARVI is encoded by the coding sequence ATGAAGCGCGTAGCCATCGTCGGGGCCGGCATCTCCGGGCTGGCGGCAGCCTTCTACCTGGAGCGCGCGCGCGGCCAGGGCGCGGAGGTGGAGTACGTGCTCTTCGAGCGTGACCGCCGCCCGGGCGGGGTGATGCGCACCGACCGCGTGGGCGGCTGCCTGGTGGAGGCCGGACCGGATTCCTTTCTCACCGAAAAGCCCTGGGCCACCACCCTGTGCCGCGACCTGGGCATCGAAGACCAGCTCATCGGCTCCAACGACGCCCGCCGCAAGACCTACATCGTCACCCGCGGGCGCCTGGTCACCATCCCCGACGGGCTGCAGTTCATGGTGCCCACGCGCATCCTGCCCATCCTGACCACGCCGCTGTTTTCTCTGTCGAGCAAGCTGCACATGGCGCGGGAGTGGTTCTCGAAACCGCGGCCGGACGAGGGCGACGAGAGCGTGGCCGCGTTCGCGGAGCGCCACTACGGGCGCGAGATGGTGGAGCGCATGGCCGACCCGCTGCTGGCCGGCGTCTATGGCGGCGAGGCCTCGCGCCTGAGCGTGCGCGCCGTGCTGCCGCGCTTCCTGGAGATGGAAAAGAAGCACGGCAGCCTGAGCCGCGGCATGCTCAAGGCTCGCAAGCACGCCGAGCGCCGCCACGGCCCACCGCGCCCGCTCTTCAGCTCGCTCAAGGACGGCATGCAGCAACTGGTGGACGTGCTCCTGACCCGTATCGAGGCGCGCGCGCTGCGCTCGGGAGCGGTGCTGGCGGCGCTGGCGCGCCGGGGAGAGCGCTGGCTGGCGACGCCGGCGGGCGGCCCGGCAGAGGAATTCGACGCCGTCATCGTGGCCACGCCCGCCTATGGCGCGGCGGAATTGCTGCGCGAGACTTCGCCCGAACTGGCCGCGCTGCTCGCCTGCATCCGCTACAGCTCCTCGGTCACGGTCGCGTTGGGATACGAAGCCGCGAAGCTCTCCGAGAAGGAACGCCGGGTCCTCGACGAGGGATTTGGTTTCCTGGTGCCGCGCGCAGAAGGGAAGCGCATGCTGGCCTGCACCTTCGTGCACAACAAGTTCCCCCACCGCTGTCCCGAGGGCTGGCGGCTGCTGCGCGTCTTTTTGGGCGGCGCCAACGTAGAGAACCCTGAGGGCTCGAACGTGTTGCAGCTCAAGGACGAAGAGATCCTGGGGACGGTGGCGGAAGAACTGCGCGGCATCCTGGGCCTGGGGGCGGAAGCGGCCTTCGCGCGCGTCTATCGCTGGCCGCGGGCCATGGCGCAGTACGAGGTCGGCCACCTGGAGCGCGTGGCCGAGATCGAGCGCCTGCGGCG
- the hemE gene encoding uroporphyrinogen decarboxylase — translation MSAPRSIFVKACRAEPVERTPVWFMRQAGRYMKEYRKVRGKHSLIEICKQPKLAAEVTITAAEKLKVDAAIIFADLLLPLEVMGMPFRFEAGEGPVIEKPVREAKDIGRLRSDRADELGYVAESVARVVKHFGAKLPVIGFCGAPFTLASYMIEGGGSRHYVHTKTLMYRSPAAWDELMKKLVAVLAEYSAEQVEAGADAVQVFDSWVGCLGVEDYRRYVLPHARELVGRIRATGAPVIYFGTDSATLLPSMQETGAEVIGLDWRIPLDEGWRALGFRGAVQGNLDPVALFADKKELRARAHEVLRRAGGRPGHIFNLGHGILPETPVENVRALVEFVRDDAEKA, via the coding sequence ATGTCGGCGCCGCGATCCATCTTCGTGAAGGCCTGCCGGGCCGAGCCCGTGGAGCGCACTCCGGTGTGGTTCATGCGCCAGGCCGGCCGCTACATGAAGGAGTACCGCAAGGTCCGGGGAAAGCACTCCCTGATCGAGATCTGCAAGCAGCCCAAGCTGGCGGCCGAGGTCACCATCACCGCCGCCGAGAAGCTGAAGGTGGATGCGGCCATCATCTTTGCCGACCTGCTGCTGCCCCTGGAGGTCATGGGGATGCCCTTCCGCTTCGAGGCCGGCGAGGGCCCGGTGATCGAGAAGCCGGTGCGCGAGGCGAAGGACATCGGGCGCCTGCGCAGCGACCGCGCCGATGAACTGGGCTACGTGGCCGAGTCGGTGGCGCGGGTGGTCAAGCACTTCGGCGCCAAGCTGCCGGTGATCGGCTTCTGCGGCGCCCCCTTCACCCTGGCCAGCTACATGATCGAGGGCGGGGGCTCGCGCCACTACGTCCACACCAAGACCCTGATGTACCGCTCGCCCGCAGCCTGGGACGAACTCATGAAGAAGCTGGTGGCGGTGCTGGCGGAGTACTCGGCCGAGCAGGTCGAAGCCGGCGCCGACGCAGTGCAAGTCTTCGACAGTTGGGTGGGCTGCCTGGGGGTGGAGGACTACCGCCGTTACGTGCTGCCACACGCTCGCGAACTGGTCGGGCGCATCCGTGCGACCGGCGCGCCCGTCATCTACTTCGGCACCGACAGCGCCACCCTGCTGCCCTCCATGCAGGAAACCGGCGCCGAGGTCATCGGGCTGGACTGGCGCATCCCGCTGGACGAAGGCTGGCGGGCGCTGGGCTTCCGCGGGGCGGTGCAGGGAAATCTTGACCCGGTGGCGCTCTTTGCCGACAAGAAGGAGTTGCGGGCGCGGGCGCACGAAGTGCTGCGGCGCGCCGGCGGCCGGCCGGGGCACATCTTCAATCTCGGCCACGGCATCCTGCCGGAGACCCCGGTGGAGAACGTGCGCGCCCTGGTGGAGTTCGTGCGCGACGACGCGGAGAAGGCATGA
- a CDS encoding response regulator, translated as MKLRTMIVDDEPLARERLRTLLGQDAECEIVAECDSGSQAIALIREHRPDLVFLDVQMPNVDGFGVLAGLEPEHLPHVIFVTAFDRFALRAFENHALDYLLKPFDEPRFHRALQHAKRWIRSHPEGENGRVAGLLRAVNEGHKYLERIVIKNRGRISFVPTESIDYIQAAGNYAELRVANESHLLRRTMQALEAELDPEKFVRIHRSTIVNLSRIKELQSSSGGDYVVVMNGGARLTLSRSFRDRLSGVLGMDT; from the coding sequence ATGAAGCTGCGCACGATGATCGTGGACGACGAGCCCTTGGCGCGTGAGCGCCTGCGCACCCTGCTGGGGCAGGATGCGGAGTGCGAGATCGTGGCCGAGTGCGACAGCGGGAGCCAGGCCATCGCCCTCATCCGGGAGCACCGGCCCGACCTGGTCTTCCTGGACGTGCAGATGCCGAACGTGGACGGCTTCGGGGTGCTGGCCGGGCTGGAGCCGGAGCACCTGCCCCACGTGATCTTCGTCACCGCCTTCGACCGGTTCGCCCTGCGCGCCTTCGAGAATCACGCTCTCGACTACCTGCTCAAGCCTTTCGACGAGCCGCGCTTCCACCGCGCCCTGCAGCATGCCAAGCGCTGGATCCGGAGCCACCCGGAGGGAGAGAACGGCCGCGTGGCCGGCCTGCTGCGCGCCGTGAACGAGGGGCACAAGTACCTGGAGCGCATCGTCATCAAGAACCGCGGGCGCATCTCCTTCGTGCCCACCGAGAGCATCGACTACATCCAGGCGGCGGGAAACTACGCCGAGTTGCGGGTCGCCAATGAGTCCCACCTCTTGCGCCGCACCATGCAGGCCCTGGAGGCCGAGCTCGATCCCGAGAAGTTCGTCCGCATCCATCGCTCCACCATCGTGAATCTGTCGCGCATCAAGGAACTGCAATCCTCCTCCGGCGGCGATTACGTGGTGGTGATGAACGGCGGCGCCCGCCTCACCCTCAGCCGCAGCTTCCGCGACCGCCTCAGCGGCGTGCTGGGCATGGACACCTAG
- a CDS encoding DUF3300 domain-containing protein translates to MTSSILKSLRQAAALFLICALPVATLPGGTGPRPYGPQQPAPASDTSAAIPPDQLDSLVAPIALYPDPLLAQVLAASTYPLEIVQLQQFLDKNTSLTGQALTNAVMQQNWDPSVQALAVLPDVVKVLSENIKWTADLGNAFLAQQDDVMNAVQRMRLKAQGKGQLKTTEQQTVQTKVVENQTYVVIEPSSPDVVYVPSYDPMVVYGEPAYPYPPVYYPGYVAGRALWFGAGLAIGAAWGGGWGWNCGWGGNNNININNNNNFINNSNRQNINNPNRGQGDRPSQQPSRGNNWQHNPQHRGGAPYGDRATAKQYGGAARGDSMANRQASARQNIGQMGGQGQLGNRQQGGFQGGAGGLGGADRVGTRDVSRGAGNGAFGGASSGMSGPNARASQSRGASSMGSRGSSGRSGGYSGGGRRGGGGGGGRRR, encoded by the coding sequence ATGACATCCTCAATCCTGAAATCGCTGAGACAAGCCGCAGCGCTGTTCCTCATCTGCGCGCTGCCTGTGGCTACGTTGCCGGGGGGCACGGGCCCGCGCCCGTATGGGCCGCAGCAACCGGCTCCCGCCTCAGACACGTCGGCCGCCATTCCACCCGACCAACTGGATTCTCTGGTCGCTCCCATCGCCCTTTATCCTGACCCGCTGCTGGCGCAGGTGCTGGCGGCCTCCACCTATCCGCTGGAGATCGTCCAGTTGCAGCAGTTCTTGGACAAGAACACGAGCCTGACGGGCCAGGCGCTCACCAACGCGGTCATGCAGCAGAACTGGGACCCGAGCGTGCAGGCGTTGGCCGTCCTGCCGGACGTGGTCAAGGTGCTCTCGGAGAACATCAAGTGGACCGCGGACCTGGGGAACGCCTTCCTGGCACAGCAGGATGACGTGATGAACGCGGTGCAGCGCATGCGCCTGAAGGCGCAGGGCAAAGGACAACTGAAGACCACCGAACAGCAGACCGTGCAGACCAAGGTCGTGGAGAACCAGACCTATGTGGTCATTGAGCCCTCCAGCCCCGACGTGGTCTACGTTCCCAGCTACGATCCCATGGTGGTTTACGGCGAACCCGCCTATCCCTATCCGCCTGTTTACTATCCCGGCTACGTGGCCGGGAGAGCGCTCTGGTTCGGCGCCGGCCTGGCCATCGGCGCGGCCTGGGGCGGGGGCTGGGGCTGGAACTGCGGTTGGGGCGGCAACAACAACATCAATATCAACAACAACAACAATTTCATCAACAACTCCAACCGGCAGAACATCAACAATCCCAACCGGGGCCAAGGCGATCGCCCCTCTCAGCAGCCGTCCCGCGGTAACAACTGGCAGCACAATCCCCAGCACCGTGGCGGCGCTCCCTATGGGGACCGGGCCACCGCGAAGCAATACGGCGGCGCCGCTCGCGGAGACTCGATGGCCAATCGTCAGGCCAGCGCCCGGCAGAACATCGGCCAGATGGGTGGCCAGGGCCAGCTCGGCAACCGGCAACAAGGCGGCTTCCAGGGCGGCGCCGGCGGCTTGGGCGGCGCGGACCGCGTCGGCACCCGCGACGTCTCCCGCGGCGCCGGCAACGGCGCCTTCGGCGGAGCTTCCAGCGGGATGAGCGGCCCCAATGCTCGCGCCAGCCAGTCGCGGGGCGCCTCCAGCATGGGCTCCCGCGGCAGCAGTGGCCGCAGCGGCGGTTACAGCGGCGGCGGCAGGAGAGGCGGAGGCGGCGGTGGCGGACGGCGGCGCTAG
- a CDS encoding DUF2950 domain-containing protein, with the protein MAQAKAAQRGFDTPQAAADALIQAAGAFDVAALKQILGPGSEDLIASKDPVQDKERALAFVAKASEKTAVQAESSKRAILVVGNENWPLPIPIVQRHGKWYFNTREGRQTLLLRRIGANELDAITICRGFVEAQLDYAATPHDNSGVNQYAQRILSTPGKQDGLYWMNPDGTPGGPISDAIAKAIQEGYSTSNPSGYHGYFFKVLKGQGPAAPLGEMDFVIQGMMIGGFALVAAPVEYRVTGVKTFIVSHDGIVYQKDLGPNTLNIVKSMERYNPDKTWTRTTDNWPGESSEATARPPQ; encoded by the coding sequence ATGGCGCAAGCCAAGGCGGCGCAAAGGGGATTCGACACCCCGCAGGCGGCCGCCGATGCCTTGATCCAGGCGGCCGGCGCCTTCGATGTGGCGGCCCTCAAGCAGATCCTGGGGCCGGGCAGCGAAGACCTGATCGCCTCCAAGGACCCGGTCCAGGACAAGGAGCGCGCGCTGGCTTTCGTGGCCAAGGCCAGCGAGAAGACCGCGGTGCAGGCCGAGTCCTCCAAGCGCGCCATCCTGGTGGTGGGCAACGAGAATTGGCCGCTGCCCATCCCCATCGTCCAGCGCCACGGCAAGTGGTACTTCAACACGCGGGAAGGACGCCAGACCCTCCTGCTGCGCCGCATCGGGGCCAACGAGCTGGATGCCATCACTATCTGCCGCGGCTTCGTGGAGGCACAGCTCGACTACGCGGCCACGCCCCACGACAACTCCGGCGTCAACCAGTACGCGCAGCGCATCCTGAGCACCCCCGGCAAGCAGGACGGCCTGTACTGGATGAACCCCGATGGCACGCCCGGCGGGCCCATCAGCGACGCCATCGCCAAGGCGATCCAGGAGGGCTACTCCACCAGCAACCCGTCGGGATACCACGGCTATTTCTTCAAGGTGCTGAAGGGGCAGGGTCCGGCGGCGCCCCTGGGAGAGATGGACTTCGTCATCCAGGGCATGATGATCGGAGGATTTGCCCTGGTGGCGGCCCCGGTCGAGTACCGGGTCACCGGAGTCAAGACCTTCATCGTCAGCCACGATGGCATCGTGTACCAGAAGGACCTGGGGCCCAACACCCTGAACATCGTCAAGAGCATGGAACGCTACAACCCGGACAAGACCTGGACTCGCACCACCGACAACTGGCCGGGGGAGTCCTCGGAAGCGACGGCGCGGCCGCCGCAGTGA